CCAACTCCGCTCATGTAGGGTATCAGGAAGTTCTGGATTGCGACAACTATTCCCAGGAAAACTATGAATATTATGTATGACTGTATCACCTGCGCGTGTATGCCTGCGCTTCTCTCCTCTTTTATTTTCTTTACCTGTATGAGCGAGTCAGTGACTGATTCAAGGACATCCTCTATGTTTCCGCCGTAGCTTTCTGCCTCTATTACTGTTGAAACCGCCTTTTTTATCAGGCTGTTTCTTGTTGATTCAGCGAACATGTTGAGCGCCTTGTGGAAGGGCATTGCCCAGTCAAGCTGGTAGCTCAGGCGCCTTATGTGCTGGGAAAGCGCGCCATAATCCTCTTTTGAGACATGCTTCACTGCAACAGAAGGCGACATTCCGGAATTGACTGCTCCCACAAAGTTCCTGACGAATTCCGGGAACTTTTCCTCTATTTCCTTCTGCTTCCTGTTTTCTGCGAAGAAGTCCAGCCAGAACTGGGACCATCCTATTGTAAGCGCAATTGCAATGAACGGCACAAAGAGGGGAGTATTCTTCAGCATGAGAAAGTCTGCCAGCAGGAAAGCGAGCCCTGCGCCTATTGCAAACTTGTGCCTGAATTCAATTCTCATTTTTTTCTTTCCTTCCCTGATTTCCCTGCTTTGTTGTCATAATCACCCTGCATTTTTTAATTCTTTTTATACAAAAAAGGCGCTAAAACTCATTACTTTAGTTGCGAGATACAGCGCCTTTTTGTACAACAAAATCCGAGATTTTGTGTACACGAACGCTTTGCGTTCGTTGTATCCTAAAAATCCGCGATTAAGAGAGCATCCGTTCAAACTCCGCACGCAAGAAAACTCTTCAAGTTTTCTGCGCACAAGAAATCTCGAAGATTTCTTTGTGCTTTAGTGCGGAGCAGGATGCTCTCAGCGGATTTTTATGATGATATTTTTTGCTTATCTTTTAATCATTTTTACTCATACTTCAGGCTGGGATGCCTGCAGGAAAAGCAGGAATATTATGTTCAGCCCGGGTATTATCATGTAAGTGCCGAGGAGCATAACCGTTGTTATGTTTAATCCGCCAACCTTTCCTCCAAGGAGGTTCACGAGAGTCAAGGTTATCACAAAAAACAGGGGCGCTGCAATGAGGACTCCTGTGTAAATATCTGAATATGTTGTAAGGGTTTCATTGTATTTCTGAAGCTCAAGCCGGTATGAATTCATGGATTCAGAGGATTTCTGCTTCAGGAATGCCTTTGTGTCAGCCCCTGATTGTATTGCAGATACAAGCCCCTCCAGCATCTCCTTGAATTCCGGATAGGGGGTTGTTGATGAAACCGCCCTTATTGCAGTTGTTGAATCAAATCCGAAAACCTCTATGTAGTCC
The nucleotide sequence above comes from Candidatus Woesearchaeota archaeon. Encoded proteins:
- a CDS encoding type II secretion system F family protein; translation: MRIEFRHKFAIGAGLAFLLADFLMLKNTPLFVPFIAIALTIGWSQFWLDFFAENRKQKEIEEKFPEFVRNFVGAVNSGMSPSVAVKHVSKEDYGALSQHIRRLSYQLDWAMPFHKALNMFAESTRNSLIKKAVSTVIEAESYGGNIEDVLESVTDSLIQVKKIKEERSAGIHAQVIQSYIIFIVFLGIVVAIQNFLIPYMSGVGSGSVSGLFTMESSGAGLSMPQKVGIDFSTPQAFISSMSEWIISVNGIFLMLSLIQALFAGLVIGKLAEGDIRYGVKHSLILMTIAFLIITFSQAFVK
- a CDS encoding type II secretion system F family protein — translated: TIIFFILYNPIYLSILKGLGIGLAASISSFTFFYSYPALEVKRRIRSIKANMPFAVNHMAAVSAAGTPPITIFNLIAKTKEYEEISREFEKIVDYIEVFGFDSTTAIRAVSSTTPYPEFKEMLEGLVSAIQSGADTKAFLKQKSSESMNSYRLELQKYNETLTTYSDIYTGVLIAAPLFFVITLTLVNLLGGKVGGLNITTVMLLGTYMIIPGLNIIFLLFLQASQPEV